One region of Drosophila teissieri strain GT53w chromosome 2L, Prin_Dtei_1.1, whole genome shotgun sequence genomic DNA includes:
- the LOC122611915 gene encoding alpha-N-acetylglucosaminidase, protein MAVGGRTNGKMQLNWKLALALLAVLCLQLGQGSELNFNAASGVEMGLQMAAHLAPSTTTDVQETAAMAVISRLIGERSSQLFKVQVNKNMDLRSFQITMLDDGRILLMGWDGVSVCKAFHHYLKYVLNKDVDWFKMRIELPTNLQLPNVTIESKSASPFIYHQNVCTWSYSFAWWGFEQWRRHLDWMALMGISLTIAPVQEAIWVEVYSELGLRLEEIDEHLAGPAFQAWQRMGNIRGWAGPLTPGWRRYQLLLQQEIIAAQRNLGMSVALPAFAGHVPRALKHLYPESTFMEVQRWNQFPDQYCCGLFVEPTENLFNKIASIFLQKIITTYGSNHIFFCDPFNELEPPVAKPEYMRSTAAAIYESMRRIDPQAIWLLQGWMFVKNPFWTTDMAEAFLTAAPRGRILVLDLQSEQFPQYELTRSYFGQPFIWCMLHNFGGTLGMFGSAKLINSGIEEARRLPNSSLVGTGITPEGIGQNYVMYSFTLERGWSNKPLDLDSWFTHFSHTRYGVKDERLEQAWLLLKNSVYSFRGLQKMRGQYVVTRRPSFNQEPFTWYNASAVLDAWHLLLSSRAIIPLEDDRYEMYEHDLVDITRQFLQISADQFYVNLRSAFRKRQVSRFEFLSTKLLKLFDDMELILASSRNFLLGNWLQQAKQAAPSPGEQRNFEFNARNQITAWGPDGQILDYACKQWSGLVSDYYMPRWRLFLEDVTVALHSRRPFNGTAFKLKVSQDIELPFSNKVDVYPVTPVGNTWLISQDIFETWKDYSKNTHFLHNNRLPVPRKLGPK, encoded by the exons ATGGCAGTGGGCGGACGGACGAACGGGAAAATGCAGCTTAATTGGAAACTGGCCTTGGCCTTGCTGGCGGTGCTCTGCCTGCAACTCGGGCAGGGATCGGAACTGAACTTCAATGCGGCTTCAGGCGTTGAAATGGGACTCCAGATGGCTGCCCACTTGGCGCCCAGCACCACCACAGATGTCCAGGAAACCGCCGCCATGGCCGTAATCAGCAGATTAATCGGCGAACGTTCTTCTCAATTGTTTAAGGTGcaagttaataaaaatatggattTACGAAGCTTTCAG ATTACCATGTTGGATGATGGCCGGATTCTGttgatgggatgggatggtgTTTCCGTGTGCAAGGCCTTCCATCACTACCTCAAATACGTTTTAAACAAGGACGTGGATTGGTTCAAGATGCGCATTGAGTTGCCCACCAACTTGCAGCTGCCCAATGTGACCATCGAGTCCAAGTCAGCGAGCCCGTTTATCTATCACCAGAACGTGTGCACTTGGAGCTACAGCTTTGCGTGGTGGGGCTTTGAGCAGTGGCGCCGTCACCTGGATTGGATGGCCCTGATGGGCATCAGTCTGACTATTGCTCCGGTTCAGGAAGCCATTTGGGTAGAGGTGTACTCGGAGTTGGGTCTCAGGCTGGAGGAGATCGATGAGCATCTGGCTGGACCAGCTTTTCAGGCCTGGCAGCGCATGGGCAACATCCGTGGGTGGGCGGGACCACTGACCCCGGGGTGGCGACGATATCAATTGCTCCTCCAGCAGGAGATAATCGCTGCCCAGCGGAATCTGGGCATGAGTGTGGCATTGCCCGCCTTTGCCGGTCATGTGCCACGGGCTCTAAAGCACCTGTATCCCGAATCGACTTTCATGGAAGTGCAGCGATGGAACCAGTTCCCTGATCAATATTGCTGCGGTTTGTTTGTGGAACCCACGGAGAATCTTTTCAACAAGATAGCTTCGATTTTTCTGCAAAAGATCATTACGACATATGGTTCGAATCACATCTTCTTCTGCGATCCCTTCAACGAACTGGAGCCACCGGTGGCCAAGCCGGAATACATGCGTTCTACGGCTGCGGCGATATATGAGTCTATGCGCCGCATTGATCCTCAGGCCATTTGGCTGCTTCAAGGCTGGATGTTCGTAAAGAATCCCTTTTGGACGACGGACATGGCTGAGGCCTTCCTTACGGCCGCACCACGTGGTCGCATACTGGTGCTGGATCTCCAGAGCGAGCAGTTTCCGCAATATGAGCTAACGCGCTCATACTTTGGACAGCCTTTCATATGGTGCATGCTTCACAATTTCGGCGGCACACTTGGAATGTTTGGATCAGCGAAACTGATAAATTCCGGAATCGAAGAGGCGCGTCGGTTGCCCAACAGCAGTTTGGTGGGCACGGGAATCACACCCGAGGGCATTGGCCAGAACTATGTGATGTACTCATTCACCTTGGAGCGCGGCTGGAGTAACAAACCCCTGGATCTGGATAGCTGGTTCACACATTTCTCACACACCCGTTATGGCGTTAAGGATGAGCGTTTGGAGCAGGcttggctgctgctgaagaaTAGTGTCTATTCCTTCCGTGGCCTGCAGAAAATGCGGGGACAGTATGTGGTGACGCGAAGGCCGTCCTTCAACCAGGAACCCTTCACTTGGTACAATGCAAGCGCGGTGCTGGATGCCTGGCACCTGTTGCTCTCCTCCAGAGCTATTATTCCGCTGGAGGATGACAGATACGAGATGTACGAGCACGATTTGGTGGACATAACCAGGCAATTCCTGCAGATCAGCGCAGATCAGTTTTACGTCAATCTCAGGTCGGCCTTTAGAAAGCGACAGGTTTCGCGTTTCGAATTCCTTAGCACCAAGCTGTTGAAGCTGTTCGATGATATGGAGCTGATCCTGGCGAGCAGCAGGAACTTTCTGCTGGGCAACTGGCTGCAGCAGGCCAAACAAGCGGCACCCAGCCCTGGGGAACAAAGAAACTTCGAATTCAATGCCAGAAATCAAATCACCGCCTGGGGTCCTGATGGTCAGATTCTGGACTATGCGTGCAAACAGTGGTCCGGCTTGGTGAGCGATTACTATATGCCACGGTGGAGACTCTTCCTGGAAGATGTGACAGTGGCCCTGCATTCTCGGCGACCCTTTAACGGCACCGCTTTCAAGCTGAAAGTCTCGCAGGATATAGAACTTCCTTTTAGTAACAAAGTCGACGTTTATCCTGTGACGCCAGTTGGCAACACCTGGCTTATTTCCCAGGATATTTTCGAAACCTGGAAGGACTACTCAAAGAACACGCACTTTCTACATAACAACAGATTACCAGTGCCTCGAAAATTGGGTcctaaataa
- the LOC122617607 gene encoding uncharacterized protein LOC122617607 isoform X2, whose protein sequence is MGCITSSSKLNELRGHENVFRVRVAHLQPTPGTPIIRSGYLELTPRELIFQTPGCEPIVWALQHLRRYGLNNDLFSFEAGRRCMSGPGIYTFRVHNAEQLYPMFQRYINAVNTDAFVQGERERVNSAHSVSVNMGRTEGNNYLEPAPLMSRQLGNFHSEPSSTSASYPLQANDSQVEDSPPNLQSPVLIPSAYLDQPLRALQDCCHEGTATDLLSTPPGNRLTTRRRTMDLPPLESAPAPAPLLSPNDAVHMYANVEALIFDLSNERCYENVNRLELPLLPREPISTQEPATPTSLAGSCGVNYIVLDLDQPRSPVGPAGSPKAINGFGSGLSLISTPAPVTAPVTPEAGTTLDVPPPPMQTQSLNSISADAGDTQAKKVTECSGTQGYSTIDFIRTYALNKSSTELPETVTHRQHSSHDAEELRITRHSKCIRKAYSISE, encoded by the coding sequence ATGGGCtgcatcaccagcagcagcaagttaAACGAGCTGCGCGGTCATGAGAATGTGTTTCGAGTGCGAGTGGCTCACCTGCAACCCACTCCGGGTACTCCCATCATCCGGAGTGGCTACCTGGAGCTAACGCCCCGGGAACTGATATTCCAGACGCCTGGCTGTGAGCCCATTGTCTGGGCACTGCAACACCTTCGACGATACGGCCTGAATAACGATCTCTTCTCCTTCGAGGCAGGACGCAGGTGCATGTCTGGACCAGGGATCTACACCTTTCGAGTCCACAATGCCGAGCAGCTGTATCCGATGTTCCAGCGCTACATCAACGCGGTGAATACAGATGCATTTGTGCAGGGCGAACGAGAAAGAGTTAATTCCGCTCATTCGGTGTCCGTGAATATGGGCAGAACTGAGGGCAATAACTACTTAGAGCCGGCTCCCTTAATGAGCCGCCAGCTGGGCAACTTCCACAGTGAGCCCTCGAGCACCAGTGCTTCGTATCCGCTGCAGGCCAATGACTCGCAAGTCGAAGACTCTCCGCCCAATTTGCAATCACCAGTCCTAATACCCAGTGCCTATTTGGATCAGCCATTGCGGGCTTTGCAGGACTGCTGTCACGAAGGCACCGCTACGGATTTGCTGTCCACCCCGCCCGGCAATAGATTGACAACACGAAGGCGCACAATGGACTTGCCTCCCCTGGAATCTGCCCCAGCACCAGCTCCACTTCTGAGTCCCAACGATGCTGTGCACATGTACGCCAATGTGGAAGCTCTGATCTTCGATCTAAGCAATGAGCGCTGCTATGAGAACGTAAACCGCTTGgagctgccactgctgccgaGAGAACCCATTTCCACTCAGgagccggccacgcccaccagttTGGCGGGTAGCTGCGGAGTAAACTATATTGTGCTTGATCTTGATCAGCCGCGAAGTCCCGTGGGGCCGGCGGGTTCACCAAAGGCGATAAATGGATTTGGCAGCGGCTTATCACTGATTTCCACCCCAGCACCTGTCACTGCCCCAGTGACTCCTGAGGCAGGTACTACGTTGGACgttccaccaccacccatgCAGACCCAAAGCCTAAACAGCATCTCTGCTGATGCGGGAGATACTCAAGCGAAGAAGGTAACAGAATGCTCCGGGACCCAAGGCTACTCAACCATCGACTTTATCCGCACATACGCGTTGAACAAGTCGTCAACTGAGCTGCCAGAAACAGTGACGCATCGCCAGCATTCGTCGCACGATGCCGAGGAGCTGAGAATCACCAGGCACAGCAAGTGCATACGAAAGGCCTACTCCATAAGTGAGTGA
- the LOC122611914 gene encoding exportin-1, whose protein sequence is MATMLTSDEASKLLDFSQKLDINLLDKIVEVVYTAQGEQLRLAQSILTTLKEHPEAWTRVDSILEYSQNQRTKFYALQILEEVIKTRWKVLPRNQCEGIKKYVVSLIIKTSSDPNVMEQNKVYLNKLNMILVHILKREWPRNWETFISDIVGASKTNESLCMNNMVILKNLSEEVFDFSQGQITQTKAKHLKDTMCSEFSQIFTLCSFVLENSMNAALIHVTLETLLRFLNWIPLGYIFETQQIETLIFKFLSVPMFRNVTLKCLSEIAGLTAANYDENFATLFKDTMVQLEQIVGQNMNMNHVFKHGSDTEQELVLNLAMFLCTFLKEHGKLVEDAKYVDYLNQALMYLVMISEVEDVEVFKICLEYWNSLVEDLYNSEFFHPTLESTKRQQVYPRRRFYAPILSKVRFIMISRMAKPEEVLVVENENGEVVREFMKDTNSINLYKNMRETLVFLTHLDSADTDRIMTLKLLNQVNGSEFSWKNLNTLCWAIGSISGAFCEEDEKRFLVTVIKDLLGLCEQKKGKDNKAIIASNIMYVVGQYPRFLRAHWKFLKTVVNKLFEFMHETHDGVQDMACDTFIKIAIKCRRYFVTIQPNEACTFIDEILTTMSSIICDLQPQQVHTFYEAVGYMISAQVDQVQQDVLIERYMQLPNQVWDDIISRASKNVDFLKNMTAVKQLGSILKTNVAACKALGHAYVIQLGRIYLDMLNVYKITSENIIQAIEVNGVNVNNQPLIKTMHVVKKETLNLISEWVSRSNDNQLVMDNFIPPLLDAILLDYQRCKVPSAREPKVLSAMAIIVHKLRQHITNEVPKIFDAVFECTLDMINKNFEDFPQHRLSFYELLQAVNAHCFKAFLNIPPAQFKLVFDSVVWAFKHTMRNVADMGLNILFKMLQNLDQHPGAAQSFYQTYFTDILMQIFSVVTDTSHTAGLPNHAIILAYMFSLVENRKITVNLGPIPDNMIFIQEYVASLLKSAFNHLSDNQIKVFVTGLFNLDENVQAFKEHLRDFLIQIREATGEDDSDLYLEEREAALAEEQSNKHQMQRNIPGMLNPHELPEDMQDE, encoded by the exons ATGGCGACAATGTTGACATCGGACGAGGCGAGCAAGCTGCTCGACTTCTCCCAGAAGCTGGACATCAATCTGCTGGACAAGATCGTCGAGGTTGTGTACACAGCGCAGGGCGAGCAATTGCGCCTCGCCCAGAGCATACTGACCACGTTGAAGGAGCATCCGGAGGCGTGGACGCGAGTGGACAGCATATTGGAGTACTCACAGAACCAGCGGACCAAGTTTTATGCTCTGCAAATCCTCGAGGAGGTCATTAAAACACGCTGGAAGGTCCTTCCGCGCAACCAGTGCGAGGGAATCAAGAAGTATGTGGTCAGTCTGATCATCAAGACCTCGTCGGATCCCAACGTTATGGAGCAGAACAAAGTGTATCTGAACAAGTTAAACATGATTCTGGTCCACATTCTGAAGCGCGAATGGCCACGCAACTGGGAGACATTCATCAGTGACATTGTCGGTGCGTCCAAAACGAACGAGAGCCTGTGCATGAACAACATGGTCATCCTGAAGAACCTTAGTGAAGAGGTGTTCGACTTTTCGCAGGGTCAGATCACGCAGACTAAGGCCAAGCACCTGAAAGACACCATGTGCTCGGAGTTCTCTCAGATCTTTACACTATGCTCCTTCGTGCTGGAGAACTCGATGAATGCCGCCCTAATCCACGTCACACTGGAGACTCTGTTGAGGTTCCTCAACTGGATACCGCTGGGCTACATCTTTGAAACGCAGCAGATTGAAACGCTGATATTCAAATTCCTTAGCGTGCCCATGTTCCGGAATGTGACCCTGAAGTGCCTGTCCGAAATCGCCGGCCTGACTGCGGCAAACTACGACGAAAATTTCGCGACGCTCTTCAAGGACACGATGGTGCAGTTGGAACAAATAGTCGGCCAAAATATGAACATGAACCACGTGTTCAAGCATGGCTCCGACACGGAGCAGGAGCTTGTCCTTAATTTGGCCATGTTCCTGTGCACCTTCCTCAAGGAGCACGGCAAACTGGTGGAGGATGCCAAGTATGTGGACTACCTAAACCAGGCGCTCATGTATCTGGTGATGATTAGCGAGGTGGAGGACGTGGAGGTATTTAAGATCTGCCTTGAGTACTGGAACAGCCTCGTGGAGGATCTATACAATTCAGAGTTCTTCCACCCCACCTTGGAGTCTACGAAGAGGCAACAAGTGTATCCCCGTCGACGCTTCTACGCCCCCATCCTATCTAAAGTGCGATTCATAATGATTTCGCGCATGGCCAAGCCGGAGGaggtgctggtggtggagaACGAAAACGGGGAAGTGGTGCGCGAGTTTATGAAGGACACAAACTCGATCAACCTGTACAAGAACATGCGCGAAACGCTGGTCTTTCTTACCCATTTGGACTCTGCGGACACGGACCGTATCATGACGCTAAAGCTGCTTAATCAGGTGAACGGATCGGAATTCTCCTGGAAGAACCTGAACACGTTGTGCTGGGCCATTGGTTCCATATCCG GTGCTTTTTGTGAAGAGGACGAAAAACGGTTCCTGGTCACCGTCATCAAGGATCTGTTAGGCCTGTGCGAACAGAAGAAGGGCAAGGACAACAAGGCCATTATTGCCTCCAATATCATGTATGTGGTGGGACAGTATCCACGCTTCCTGCGCGCCCACTGGAAGTTCCTCAAGACGGTGGTAAACAAACTCTTCGAATTTATGCACGAAACGCACGATGGTGTCCAGGATATGGCATGCGACACGTTCATCAAGATAGCAATCAAGTGCCGACGCTACTTTGTCACCATCCAGCCGAATGAGGCCTGCACCTTTATTGACGAGATTCTCACAACAATGAGCAGCATCATTTGTGATCTGCAGCCACAGCAG GTTCACACGTTTTATGAAGCTGTCGGCTACATGATCTCCGCCCAGGTGGATCAGGTACAACAGGATGTGCTTATCGAGAGGTATATGCAACTGCCCAACCAGGTGTGGGATGACATCATATCCCGCGCCTCGAAAAACGTTGACTTCTTGAAAAACATGACCGCTGTCAAGCAGCTGGGCAGCATCCTAAAGACGAATGTGGCTGCCTGCAAAGCCCTGGGGCACGCGTATGTCATTCAACTGGGCCGCATATATCTGGACATGCTGAATGTGTACAAGATAACTTCGGAAAATATTATCCAGGCCATCGAGGTGAATGGCGTCAATGTGAACAATCAGCCCCTGATCAAAACAATGCATGTGGTCAAGAAGGAGACGCTTAACTTGATATCCGAGTGGGTGTCTCGTTCCAACGACAATCAGTTGGTGATGGACAATTTCATACCGCCTTTGCTGGACGCTATACTGCTAGACTACCAG CGCTGCAAAGTTCCATCGGCACGGGAGCCAAAGGTTTTAAGTGCGATGGCAATCATTGTGCATAAACTGCGTCAGCATATCACAAATGAAgtaccaaaaatatttgacgCCGTCTTTGAGTGCACGCTGGACATGATCAACAAGAACTTTGAGGATTTCCCACAGCACCGGCTTAGCTTCTACGAGCTACTGCAGGCGGTCAATGCGCACTGCTTTAAGGCGTTCCTTAATATACCGCCGGCTCAGTTCAAACTGGTCTTCGACTCGGTGGTGTGGGCATTCAAGCACACCATGCGAAATGTGGCCGACATGGGATTGAATATTCTCTTTAAG ATGCTTCAAAACTTAGATCAGCACCCCGGCGCGGCGCAGAGCTTCTATCAGACGTACTTCACAGATATTctgatgcaaatattttcggtGGTCACTGACACTTCACACACGGCCGGTCTGCCCAATCATGCCATCATTCTGGCGTACATGTTCTCACTGGTGGAGAACAGGAAGATTACGGTGAACCTGGGTCCGATACCGGATAATATGATATTCATACAGGAGTATGTCGCGTCCCTGCTGAAATCGGCATTTAACCATCTGTCCGATAATCAGATCAAAGTCTTTGTCACTGGCCTTTTCAATTTAGACGAGAATGTGCAAGCATTTAAGGAGCATTTGAGAGATTTTCTCATACAGATTCGC GAGGCCACCGGCGAGGACGATTCCGATCTGTACTTGGAAGAGCGTGAAGCGGCTCTGGCCGAAGAGCAGTCAAACAAACATCAGATGCAGCGTAATATTCCAGGAATGTTGAATCCGCACGAGTTGCCCGAGGATATGCAGGACGAATag
- the LOC122617607 gene encoding uncharacterized protein LOC122617607 isoform X1 translates to MPAAITARRICLSSRYSIFQCNTMGCITSSSKLNELRGHENVFRVRVAHLQPTPGTPIIRSGYLELTPRELIFQTPGCEPIVWALQHLRRYGLNNDLFSFEAGRRCMSGPGIYTFRVHNAEQLYPMFQRYINAVNTDAFVQGERERVNSAHSVSVNMGRTEGNNYLEPAPLMSRQLGNFHSEPSSTSASYPLQANDSQVEDSPPNLQSPVLIPSAYLDQPLRALQDCCHEGTATDLLSTPPGNRLTTRRRTMDLPPLESAPAPAPLLSPNDAVHMYANVEALIFDLSNERCYENVNRLELPLLPREPISTQEPATPTSLAGSCGVNYIVLDLDQPRSPVGPAGSPKAINGFGSGLSLISTPAPVTAPVTPEAGTTLDVPPPPMQTQSLNSISADAGDTQAKKVTECSGTQGYSTIDFIRTYALNKSSTELPETVTHRQHSSHDAEELRITRHSKCIRKAYSISE, encoded by the exons ATGCCCGCTGCGATAACAGCCAGGCGGATCTGCCTGTCCAG CCGATATTCCATCTTTCAGTGCAACACCATGGGCtgcatcaccagcagcagcaagttaAACGAGCTGCGCGGTCATGAGAATGTGTTTCGAGTGCGAGTGGCTCACCTGCAACCCACTCCGGGTACTCCCATCATCCGGAGTGGCTACCTGGAGCTAACGCCCCGGGAACTGATATTCCAGACGCCTGGCTGTGAGCCCATTGTCTGGGCACTGCAACACCTTCGACGATACGGCCTGAATAACGATCTCTTCTCCTTCGAGGCAGGACGCAGGTGCATGTCTGGACCAGGGATCTACACCTTTCGAGTCCACAATGCCGAGCAGCTGTATCCGATGTTCCAGCGCTACATCAACGCGGTGAATACAGATGCATTTGTGCAGGGCGAACGAGAAAGAGTTAATTCCGCTCATTCGGTGTCCGTGAATATGGGCAGAACTGAGGGCAATAACTACTTAGAGCCGGCTCCCTTAATGAGCCGCCAGCTGGGCAACTTCCACAGTGAGCCCTCGAGCACCAGTGCTTCGTATCCGCTGCAGGCCAATGACTCGCAAGTCGAAGACTCTCCGCCCAATTTGCAATCACCAGTCCTAATACCCAGTGCCTATTTGGATCAGCCATTGCGGGCTTTGCAGGACTGCTGTCACGAAGGCACCGCTACGGATTTGCTGTCCACCCCGCCCGGCAATAGATTGACAACACGAAGGCGCACAATGGACTTGCCTCCCCTGGAATCTGCCCCAGCACCAGCTCCACTTCTGAGTCCCAACGATGCTGTGCACATGTACGCCAATGTGGAAGCTCTGATCTTCGATCTAAGCAATGAGCGCTGCTATGAGAACGTAAACCGCTTGgagctgccactgctgccgaGAGAACCCATTTCCACTCAGgagccggccacgcccaccagttTGGCGGGTAGCTGCGGAGTAAACTATATTGTGCTTGATCTTGATCAGCCGCGAAGTCCCGTGGGGCCGGCGGGTTCACCAAAGGCGATAAATGGATTTGGCAGCGGCTTATCACTGATTTCCACCCCAGCACCTGTCACTGCCCCAGTGACTCCTGAGGCAGGTACTACGTTGGACgttccaccaccacccatgCAGACCCAAAGCCTAAACAGCATCTCTGCTGATGCGGGAGATACTCAAGCGAAGAAGGTAACAGAATGCTCCGGGACCCAAGGCTACTCAACCATCGACTTTATCCGCACATACGCGTTGAACAAGTCGTCAACTGAGCTGCCAGAAACAGTGACGCATCGCCAGCATTCGTCGCACGATGCCGAGGAGCTGAGAATCACCAGGCACAGCAAGTGCATACGAAAGGCCTACTCCATAAGTGAGTGA